A segment of the Terriglobia bacterium genome:
CGGCTGGCGCCGGCAATCAGGAATGCGAACGTCGCAATTGCGCCCAGGTGCACCACCCGCGCCAGGAGGTCGCTGCCATTGAGCGGGGCGAGAATGCGGAATCCCCACATCCAGGCAAGGATGGCGGGCGCGACGCCAAAGGTGATGACGTCGGCCAGAGAGTCGAACTCGCGCCCAAAGTCGCTTTCCGTATTGGTCATGCGCGCAATTTTGCCGTCGAGACCGTCGAAAATAATGGCGAAGCCGATGGCCTTGGCGGCATTGTCGTAATGCCAAGGTTCGGCCACCGAGCCCTGGATGGCGTGGTATAGGGCATAGTAGCCAAGCGCCATGTTCAGGGTGGTGAACAGCGACGGCAGCAGGTAGATACCCTTGCGGAAGCGGCGGCGCCGCGGGTCATCGTCGGCACGACGAAGTGGCGGCCAGTTCATCGGCAGGCTCCCTGTTCGCGCTGTGCGCCGGTCAGTTCGATGCGGCGGTCAGCGGGCTGCGTGACCGGCGCGAGGGCAAGGATACTGGAACCGCCGGCGACGTGTTGTCCGATTTTCACCTGCACCGAGGCGGCAGCGTCGAAGATGACGTCGCAGCGGGAGCCGAACTTGATCAGGCCGATGCGCTCGCCGCGCGCGACCGTGTCGCCGACGCGCTTGGTGAAGATAATACGGCGCGCGATGAGGCCGGCAATCTGCTTGAAGACCACCGTCTGGGCGCCGTCGTCCACGGTCACGATGTTCTGCTCGTTGCCGTCGGCGCTGGCCGCGCCCATGGCGTTCTTGAACTGGCCCTTGCGGTACTGCACGTCCCGGACAACGCCGCCGATGGGCGAGCGGTTGACGTGGACGTCAAACACACTGAGAAAAATGCTGATGCGGGTGCGCCCACGGCCCTCCACCTCGATGGCCATGATGTCGGTGACGCGGCCATCGCCGGGAGAGACGATCGCGCCCGCCGCCGCCGGAACCTGGCGGTCGGGGTCCCGAAAGAACCAGGCACAGAACGCGCCGAATGCGAGCGGGACGATGGCCCACGGCGGGGCAGCCAGCCAAGCGAGAAGCCCGGCAGCTACCAGGGACCCGAGCGCGTAATAGTAGCCGTCACGAACCATGGGATAGGGGAATTATAGACGGGGCAGGCCGAGTGAGTTTGTCAGTACGTCAGTTTGTGAGTTTTTCAGTGTCTGGGTTCGTCAACATTTCAGGAACAGTTGGCTCGACGGCGCAGAACTGGTGCACTGAAAACCTGACGAACTGAGGCGCCAAAAGAAAAACGCGGCCGAAACCGCGTGTCAGGACATACCGAACTTGTTTGCCGTGGTGGCGGCAAAGACCCCGTCATGGGGGCTGGTCGGTGATTACGCTACGTTGTTCTCGCGATGCCGGAACTGCTGCTCCAAGGATTCCATCTGGTCCTTGAGGCGCAGTTTCAACTTTTTCAGGCGGACCTCTTCGATCTTCTCATCCTCGGAGAGAAATCTCTTCTGGGTGAGGCTATCGAGCCGCTGGGAATATTGGGAATGTTCAGTAACAAGGCGCCGAAACTCTTCATTGCTGGCGATGAGCACGTCGCGTACCTGAGCTGCCATCCAGCAGACCTCCTACCAACAGTCTGGCAAGGACTTTAAGCTAGCACAGGGGCAAGGCCGCTTCAATCGGTTTTCAACAGATACACTGAATTTCGTAACTGCCCTGCGGGTGGTGCAATTTGAGAAAGTGGCCGGTGGCCAGGGGGTGGGAACCTCGGTAACCGCGAAGCGGGTTACTGATGGCTACCGATGACCCTGCGGTACAGGACCGCGT
Coding sequences within it:
- a CDS encoding phosphatidylserine decarboxylase, producing MVRDGYYYALGSLVAAGLLAWLAAPPWAIVPLAFGAFCAWFFRDPDRQVPAAAGAIVSPGDGRVTDIMAIEVEGRGRTRISIFLSVFDVHVNRSPIGGVVRDVQYRKGQFKNAMGAASADGNEQNIVTVDDGAQTVVFKQIAGLIARRIIFTKRVGDTVARGERIGLIKFGSRCDVIFDAAASVQVKIGQHVAGGSSILALAPVTQPADRRIELTGAQREQGACR
- a CDS encoding DUF465 domain-containing protein; translation: MAAQVRDVLIASNEEFRRLVTEHSQYSQRLDSLTQKRFLSEDEKIEEVRLKKLKLRLKDQMESLEQQFRHRENNVA